In one window of Deinococcus aerius DNA:
- a CDS encoding PucR family transcriptional regulator, with translation MPATDLRYERVTQLVSARTAELLAAPTLVVNPEGRVVASSRAEWQGLPLSALEPLDGALPIPFRFGGQESRVLILPDGGEPLSPRLARGVVDLVLGQALVVDRLPGQQELKNTFIHDLLRGLVLDEETLLRQARILGMDLGPPRAVILIDASAYLLGPGQDPDRIQQRAQLVVGSVVNFFRLPNDTICAYIGEGEVAVLKASDTKNLSLWAEDGGGEAPASSSWANLAALKRAGNALLAHLQTDLGTALEMGIGRYHRGPDGLSRSYQDARAALSLGSRLSGERRAHTLDVLGVAAFVGLADEPTKLGLALHLLSPLDREPELLDTLEAFFTEDCHPLAAARRLGLHRNTLNYRLDKITSLTGLNPRTFDQAVQVRLALLIRRLHS, from the coding sequence TTGCCCGCCACCGACCTGCGCTACGAGCGCGTCACGCAACTGGTGAGTGCCCGCACCGCCGAACTGCTCGCGGCCCCGACCCTGGTGGTGAACCCCGAGGGCCGGGTGGTGGCCTCCAGCCGGGCCGAGTGGCAGGGCCTTCCCCTCTCGGCGCTGGAGCCGCTGGACGGGGCGCTGCCCATCCCCTTCCGCTTCGGGGGGCAGGAGAGCCGGGTGCTGATCCTGCCCGACGGGGGGGAACCGCTCTCGCCGCGGCTGGCGCGCGGGGTGGTCGACCTCGTGCTGGGGCAGGCGCTCGTGGTGGACCGGCTGCCGGGGCAGCAGGAGCTGAAAAACACCTTCATCCACGACCTGCTGCGCGGCCTCGTGCTCGACGAGGAGACGCTGCTGCGCCAGGCCCGCATCCTGGGGATGGACCTGGGGCCGCCGCGCGCCGTCATCCTGATTGATGCCTCGGCGTACCTGCTGGGGCCGGGGCAGGACCCCGACCGTATCCAGCAGCGGGCGCAACTCGTGGTGGGCAGCGTGGTCAACTTCTTCCGGCTGCCCAACGACACGATCTGCGCCTATATCGGCGAGGGCGAGGTGGCGGTCCTGAAGGCCAGCGACACCAAGAACCTCAGCCTGTGGGCCGAGGACGGGGGCGGGGAGGCGCCCGCCAGTTCCTCCTGGGCGAACCTCGCGGCGCTCAAGCGGGCGGGGAACGCGCTGCTCGCTCACCTCCAGACCGACCTGGGCACGGCGCTGGAGATGGGCATCGGGCGGTATCACCGCGGCCCGGACGGGCTCTCGCGCTCCTACCAGGACGCCCGCGCGGCCCTCTCGCTGGGCAGCCGCCTGAGCGGGGAACGCCGGGCGCACACCCTCGACGTGCTGGGTGTGGCGGCCTTCGTGGGCCTGGCGGACGAGCCCACCAAGCTGGGATTGGCCCTGCACCTCCTCAGCCCCCTCGACCGCGAGCCGGAGTTGCTCGACACCCTCGAGGCCTTTTTCACCGAGGACTGCCATCCCCTGGCCGCCGCCCGCCGCCTGGGCCTGCACCGCAACACGCTGAACTACCGCCTGGACAAAATCACGTCGTTGACCGGGCTGAACCCCCGCACCTTCGACCAAGCGGTGCAAGTCCGGCTCGCCCTGCTGATTCGGCGGCTCCACAGTTGA
- a CDS encoding glycosyltransferase family 9 protein, giving the protein MAEQSRKRVVVFRALPGLGDLLCVVPALRALRAGEPDAEITLLGLPQAAAFVARFPHLIDRLLPFPGFPGLPEQPVRNPELLAFLAGVQGQYDLALQLHGNGPISNMAVALLGARQMAGRFLPGQWCPDPGYFLPSEDNAPEPLVWLRLMEFLGYPSQGEALEFPIHEEDRAALRALPGAEVLTPGSYAVLHPGASRAEHRWMPQRFAAVGERLAERHLRVVLTGTAQEAEVTGAVGELLRGLGVPEVLDLTGQTNLGTLAALLAGARLLVCNDTGVSHLAAATRTPSVVVFLGADPARWAPLDRDRHRIVVGDDLGAVLAEMDAQLEREPHLVR; this is encoded by the coding sequence GTGGCCGAACAATCCCGAAAACGAGTGGTCGTCTTCCGCGCCCTGCCGGGGCTGGGCGACCTGCTGTGCGTTGTCCCAGCGTTACGGGCCTTACGGGCGGGTGAGCCGGACGCGGAGATCACGCTGCTGGGCCTGCCGCAGGCCGCCGCCTTCGTGGCCCGCTTCCCGCACCTGATCGACCGGCTGCTGCCGTTTCCCGGCTTTCCGGGCTTGCCGGAGCAACCCGTGCGGAACCCGGAACTGCTCGCCTTCCTGGCCGGGGTGCAGGGGCAGTACGACCTCGCGCTGCAACTGCACGGCAACGGCCCGATCAGCAACATGGCCGTGGCCCTGCTGGGCGCCCGGCAGATGGCGGGGCGGTTCCTGCCCGGGCAGTGGTGCCCGGACCCCGGGTACTTCCTGCCCTCCGAGGACAACGCGCCGGAACCCCTGGTGTGGCTGCGGCTGATGGAGTTCCTGGGCTACCCCTCGCAGGGGGAGGCGCTGGAGTTTCCCATCCACGAGGAGGACCGGGCCGCGCTGCGTGCCCTGCCCGGTGCCGAGGTCCTGACCCCCGGGAGTTACGCCGTCCTTCACCCCGGGGCCAGCCGCGCCGAGCACCGCTGGATGCCGCAGCGCTTCGCCGCGGTGGGCGAGCGGCTGGCGGAGCGGCACCTGCGGGTGGTCCTCACCGGCACGGCGCAGGAGGCGGAGGTAACGGGGGCCGTGGGCGAGTTGCTCCGGGGACTGGGTGTGCCAGAAGTTCTCGACCTGACGGGGCAGACGAATCTGGGCACGCTGGCCGCCCTGCTCGCAGGGGCACGGCTGCTCGTGTGCAATGACACGGGTGTGTCCCACCTCGCGGCGGCCACCCGCACCCCCAGCGTGGTCGTGTTCCTCGGCGCCGACCCGGCCCGCTGGGCACCGCTGGACCGGGACCGCCACCGGATCGTGGTGGGCGACGACCTGGGCGCCGTGCTGGCCGAGATGGACGCCCAACTGGAACGGGAGCCGCACCTTGTCCGTTGA
- a CDS encoding glycosyltransferase family 9 protein, with product MSVEGRFGAGQRVLLACTGSLATLRPALEDCRAAWPDAGLTLLVPAGERENVPTWAADLLAPETPWTPDLIARLSGFDAAVILTAPGDSPHGLGYLCALAGIPLRAGVSGEFGGQALTDWVKPRGSHPAADLLAHLLSPLERS from the coding sequence TTGTCCGTTGAGGGGCGCTTCGGGGCGGGCCAGCGGGTGCTGCTCGCCTGCACGGGGAGCCTCGCCACCCTGCGCCCGGCACTGGAGGACTGCCGGGCCGCCTGGCCGGACGCGGGCCTGACCCTGCTCGTTCCGGCTGGCGAGCGGGAGAACGTGCCCACCTGGGCAGCGGACCTCCTGGCCCCCGAAACCCCCTGGACGCCGGACCTGATCGCGCGGCTCAGTGGATTTGACGCCGCCGTCATCCTGACCGCCCCCGGCGACTCGCCGCACGGGCTGGGCTACCTGTGCGCCCTGGCCGGAATTCCGCTGCGGGCCGGAGTGTCGGGGGAATTCGGCGGGCAGGCCCTCACCGACTGGGTGAAGCCGCGCGGCTCCCATCCGGCTGCGGACCTCCTCGCCCACCTGCTCTCCCCCCTTGAAAGGAGCTGA
- a CDS encoding glycosyltransferase: MRPLRILTWHIHGSYLYYLTQAPHEFYLPVKPGRPEGYGGRAGDFRWGDNVHDVPAQEVRNLQFDAVLFQSRRNYLEDQFEILSPEQRRLPRLYLEHDPPRETPTDTRHPVDDPEMLLVHVTPFNDLMWDSGRTPTRVIEHGVTDPGIPWTGEKARGLTVVNGLKSRGRRLGADVFGRVRAEVPLDLVGMQSEEMGGLGAVPLADLPAFSAPYRFFFNPIRYTSLGLAVCEAMMLGMPVLGLATTEMATAVQNGVNGYVDTDVRRLTERMQGLLEDPDEARRLSVGAREVARERFSIERFARDWDAAFREVAGRGVLVGGRA; the protein is encoded by the coding sequence ATGCGACCCCTCCGAATCCTGACCTGGCACATTCACGGCAGCTACCTGTACTACCTCACCCAGGCGCCGCACGAGTTCTACCTCCCGGTCAAGCCGGGGCGGCCCGAGGGCTACGGCGGGCGCGCGGGCGACTTCCGCTGGGGCGACAACGTGCATGACGTTCCGGCACAGGAGGTGAGGAACCTCCAGTTCGACGCGGTGCTGTTCCAGTCGCGCCGCAACTACCTGGAAGACCAGTTCGAAATCCTCTCACCCGAGCAGCGGAGGCTCCCCCGCCTCTACCTGGAACACGACCCGCCGCGCGAGACGCCGACGGACACCCGGCACCCGGTGGACGACCCGGAGATGCTGCTGGTTCACGTGACGCCCTTTAACGACCTGATGTGGGACAGCGGGCGCACGCCGACGAGGGTGATCGAGCATGGCGTGACCGACCCGGGTATCCCGTGGACAGGTGAGAAGGCGCGGGGGCTGACGGTGGTGAACGGCCTGAAGTCGCGCGGTCGCCGCCTCGGCGCGGACGTGTTCGGGCGGGTGCGGGCGGAGGTGCCCCTCGATCTGGTGGGGATGCAGTCGGAGGAGATGGGCGGTCTGGGCGCCGTGCCGCTCGCGGACCTCCCCGCTTTCTCCGCTCCGTACCGCTTCTTCTTCAACCCGATCCGCTACACCAGCCTGGGCCTGGCCGTCTGCGAGGCGATGATGCTGGGGATGCCGGTCCTCGGCCTGGCGACGACCGAGATGGCGACCGCCGTGCAAAACGGCGTGAACGGGTACGTGGACACCGACGTGCGGCGGCTGACTGAGCGGATGCAGGGCTTGTTGGAGGACCCCGACGAGGCCCGGCGACTGAGCGTGGGCGCGCGGGAGGTGGCGCGCGAGCGCTTCTCCATCGAACGTTTCGCCCGCGACTGGGACGCGGCTTTCCGGGAAGTGGCGGGGCGGGGCGTCCTGGTGGGAGGCCGGGCATGA
- a CDS encoding glycosyltransferase codes for MRRVALISEHASPLATLGGTDAGGQNVYVAQVARHLARLGYAVDVFTRRDAPHLPEVLEWVPGVRVVHVPAGPATVLPKEDLLPLMADFTRFMADFMTRHGRYDLLHANFWMSGLVAADLKRRLGVPFVITFHALGKVRRLHQGEADGFPDRRFAIEERLVREADRIIAECPRDEADLCGLYAADPARIVTVPCGFDPAEFSPGDRREARERLGLDPDEALVLQLGRMVPRKGVDDAIRGFARAIRRLDIPARLLVVGGNSPDPDPALTPELGRLRAVAREEGVGDRVTFTGSRGRRVLRDYYRAADVFVSTPWYEPFGITPLEAMACGTPVLGARVGGIQSTVVDGVTGLLVPPRDPEALGGRLADLLADAPLRERLGQAALERVRTHYTWEGVTWQLAQVYGEVGREVEAAPATLPRTDSSVDRAFQNLMSTLARSRAALGSQIEAAAEAITACFERGGKVLVCGNGGSAADAQHFAAELVGRFLIDGRRGLPVLALTADTAMLTAWSNDVGFGDVFARQVQAFGREGDLLLALSTSGRSPNVLAALQAAREQGLTTVALLGGRGGDALALTDLPLVVPSTDTPRIQEVHILALHLICELVEERVSAALAAPVRLGPSTTPTPLSASQGVNL; via the coding sequence ATGAGGCGGGTCGCGCTGATCAGCGAACACGCCTCCCCGCTCGCCACCCTGGGGGGCACCGACGCGGGCGGGCAGAACGTCTATGTCGCTCAGGTCGCCCGGCACCTCGCCCGGCTGGGGTATGCGGTGGATGTCTTCACCCGCCGCGACGCCCCCCACCTTCCCGAGGTGCTGGAGTGGGTGCCCGGCGTGCGCGTGGTCCACGTCCCCGCGGGACCGGCGACCGTGCTGCCCAAGGAAGACCTGCTGCCCCTGATGGCGGATTTCACCCGTTTCATGGCGGACTTCATGACCCGGCACGGGCGGTACGACCTGCTGCACGCCAACTTCTGGATGTCGGGCCTGGTCGCCGCCGACCTCAAGCGGAGGCTGGGCGTGCCCTTCGTGATCACCTTCCACGCGCTGGGCAAGGTGCGGCGGCTCCACCAGGGCGAGGCGGACGGCTTCCCCGACCGGCGCTTCGCCATCGAGGAGCGCCTGGTGCGCGAGGCCGACCGGATCATCGCGGAATGCCCGCGCGACGAGGCGGACCTGTGTGGGTTGTACGCCGCCGATCCCGCCCGGATCGTGACCGTGCCCTGCGGCTTCGACCCCGCCGAGTTCAGCCCTGGGGATCGCCGCGAGGCCCGGGAGCGCCTGGGCCTGGACCCGGACGAGGCGCTGGTCCTGCAACTGGGCCGCATGGTGCCCCGCAAGGGCGTGGACGACGCCATCCGGGGCTTCGCGCGGGCGATCCGGCGGCTCGACATCCCCGCCCGCCTGCTCGTGGTGGGCGGCAACAGCCCGGACCCCGACCCGGCCCTGACTCCCGAGCTGGGCCGCCTGCGGGCGGTGGCGCGCGAGGAGGGCGTGGGGGACCGGGTGACCTTCACCGGCAGCCGCGGGCGCCGGGTCCTGCGCGACTACTACCGCGCGGCGGACGTGTTCGTCAGCACGCCCTGGTACGAGCCCTTCGGGATCACCCCGCTGGAGGCGATGGCCTGCGGCACGCCCGTGCTGGGCGCGCGGGTGGGAGGCATCCAGTCCACGGTGGTGGATGGCGTGACGGGCCTCCTCGTGCCGCCGCGCGACCCGGAGGCCCTGGGGGGGCGGCTGGCCGACCTGCTCGCGGACGCGCCGCTCAGGGAGCGCCTGGGCCAGGCAGCGCTGGAACGGGTCCGCACCCACTACACCTGGGAGGGCGTAACCTGGCAACTCGCGCAGGTCTACGGCGAGGTGGGCCGGGAGGTGGAGGCCGCGCCCGCCACCCTGCCCCGGACGGACTCCTCCGTCGACCGCGCCTTCCAGAACCTGATGAGCACCCTGGCCCGCTCACGGGCGGCGCTCGGGTCGCAGATCGAGGCGGCGGCGGAGGCGATCACGGCCTGCTTCGAGCGGGGGGGCAAGGTCCTCGTCTGCGGAAACGGGGGCAGCGCGGCCGACGCCCAGCACTTCGCCGCCGAACTCGTGGGGCGCTTCCTGATCGACGGGCGCCGGGGGCTGCCGGTGCTGGCCCTCACCGCCGACACGGCCATGCTCACCGCCTGGTCGAACGACGTGGGCTTTGGCGACGTGTTCGCCCGCCAGGTGCAGGCCTTCGGGCGCGAGGGGGACCTGCTGCTCGCCCTCAGCACGAGTGGCCGCTCGCCGAACGTCCTCGCCGCCCTTCAGGCTGCCCGCGAGCAGGGCCTCACCACCGTCGCCCTGCTGGGTGGCCGGGGTGGGGACGCGCTCGCCCTGACGGACCTGCCCCTGGTCGTGCCCAGCACCGACACGCCCCGTATTCAGGAGGTCCACATCCTCGCGCTGCACCTGATCTGCGAACTCGTCGAGGAGCGGGTTTCGGCGGCCCTTGCGGCTCCCGTTCGCCTCGGCCCTTCCACCACCCCGACCCCCCTCTCCGCCTCGCAAGGAGTGAACCTATGA
- a CDS encoding SDR family oxidoreductase, with translation MTPSIPQPQPQSAFSNALAGQVALVTGGGSGLGAAICRVLAESGAQVIAADIQLPQAERLASELTQEGHQVRAVSLDVRDEHALEAIVRQLEEEYGHLDILINNAGTDVTVAIEELSVADIDRVLDVNLRGPFLLSRAVLPHMARRGHGAIVNITSTAAKRAWANATAYHASKWGLLGLSHALHVEARPRGVRVTAMVVGGMQTPFILDRFPGTPLENLQDPRNVAEAVRYVLLQPEGTVVPEMTVIPMRETSWP, from the coding sequence ATGACTCCGTCCATCCCCCAGCCCCAGCCCCAGTCCGCCTTCAGCAATGCCCTCGCCGGTCAGGTCGCCCTCGTCACGGGGGGCGGCAGCGGGCTGGGCGCCGCGATCTGCCGCGTCCTCGCCGAGTCGGGTGCCCAGGTGATTGCCGCCGACATCCAACTCCCGCAGGCCGAGCGCCTGGCGAGTGAGCTGACCCAGGAGGGACACCAGGTGCGTGCGGTCAGCCTCGACGTGCGCGACGAACACGCGCTGGAAGCCATCGTCCGGCAACTGGAGGAGGAATACGGTCACCTCGACATCCTGATCAACAACGCGGGCACCGACGTGACGGTCGCCATCGAGGAGCTGAGCGTGGCGGACATCGACCGGGTCCTCGACGTGAACCTGCGCGGGCCGTTCCTGCTCTCCCGCGCCGTGCTGCCGCACATGGCGCGGCGGGGCCACGGCGCCATCGTGAACATCACCTCCACCGCCGCCAAGCGGGCCTGGGCGAACGCGACCGCCTACCATGCGAGCAAGTGGGGCCTGCTGGGCCTGAGCCACGCGCTGCACGTGGAGGCGCGGCCCCGGGGCGTGCGCGTGACCGCGATGGTCGTGGGCGGGATGCAGACGCCCTTCATCCTCGACCGCTTCCCCGGCACGCCGCTGGAGAACCTGCAAGACCCGCGCAATGTGGCCGAGGCCGTGCGCTACGTGCTCCTCCAGCCCGAGGGCACCGTGGTCCCCGAGATGACCGTCATCCCCATGCGCGAGACCTCCTGGCCGTGA
- a CDS encoding D-glycero-alpha-D-manno-heptose-1,7-bisphosphate 7-phosphatase — MRGAIFLDKDGTLIEDVPYNVDPALIRLMPGVGEVLRSLQEAGFALVVVTNQSGVARGLFPESALGGVEARLRELLAEDGVTLAGFYACPHHPEGTVAGYAQDCDCRKPGPGLLRRAAGELNLDLDASWMVGDILNDIEAGRRAGCRAVLLNLGGETEWVPGPYRTPHHTVRSWPEVAAAILTATREGRADALRTP; from the coding sequence GTGAGGGGCGCGATTTTCCTCGACAAGGACGGCACGCTGATCGAGGACGTGCCCTACAACGTGGACCCGGCGCTGATCCGGCTGATGCCGGGTGTGGGCGAGGTACTCAGGAGCTTGCAGGAGGCCGGATTCGCCCTCGTCGTCGTCACGAACCAGTCGGGGGTGGCGCGCGGCCTCTTCCCCGAGTCGGCGCTGGGAGGGGTGGAGGCGCGGCTGCGGGAGTTGCTGGCCGAGGATGGAGTGACCCTTGCGGGCTTCTACGCCTGTCCCCACCACCCGGAAGGCACGGTCGCCGGGTACGCCCAGGACTGCGACTGCCGTAAACCGGGGCCGGGCCTGCTGCGCCGCGCCGCCGGGGAGTTGAACCTCGACCTGGACGCCTCGTGGATGGTGGGCGACATCCTCAACGACATTGAGGCCGGGCGCCGGGCGGGGTGCCGGGCGGTGCTGCTCAATCTCGGCGGCGAGACCGAGTGGGTGCCGGGGCCGTACCGCACGCCGCACCACACGGTTCGAAGCTGGCCGGAGGTGGCGGCGGCGATCCTGACCGCCACACGGGAAGGGAGGGCCGATGCTCTCAGAACACCTTGA
- the rfaE2 gene encoding D-glycero-beta-D-manno-heptose 1-phosphate adenylyltransferase — protein MLSEHLDEFRGLRVAVIGEAMLDSYLYGSADRLCREAPVPIVSLHGRHDVPGGGANAAMNVRALGASVEFLSVVGLDAEGDRLLRGLEEAGVDTSGVVRSPTRETLVKRRVMAASQLLLRLDQGTESDLAGPDEDALLDRLRAAFRRADAVIVSDYGYGILTPRVIAALAGEQARSPRVLVLDAKRPERYREVGVTAVKPNYGEALAMLRETPRHTREDRLAQVAAWEDAVLERTGARIVAVTLDVEGALVFERGQPPYRTFTRPNSGANATGAGDTFVSALALALAAGADTPAAADLASAAATIAVGRDGTTTCTAAELRDFLTAERKVLDRDGLVTRIAALREGGRRVVFTNGCFDLLHRGHITYLNQAKALGDVLVVGLNSDDSVRRLKGPSRPINPTEDRAQVLAALSCVDLIVPFAEDTPIRLIEALRPDVYVKGGDYTRETLPEAPLVEALGGEVRLLPYLEDRSTTGIIERVRRAYATGT, from the coding sequence ATGCTCTCAGAACACCTTGACGAGTTCCGCGGGTTGCGGGTGGCCGTGATCGGCGAGGCGATGCTCGACAGCTACCTGTACGGCAGTGCCGACCGCCTCTGCCGCGAGGCCCCGGTCCCCATCGTGTCGCTGCACGGGCGGCACGATGTGCCGGGCGGGGGGGCGAACGCCGCGATGAACGTGCGCGCCCTGGGTGCCTCCGTCGAATTCCTGTCCGTGGTTGGCCTCGACGCCGAGGGGGACCGGCTGCTGCGCGGTCTGGAGGAGGCGGGCGTGGACACCTCCGGCGTGGTGCGGTCACCCACACGGGAAACGTTGGTCAAGCGCCGGGTGATGGCCGCCTCGCAGCTTCTGCTGCGGCTGGACCAGGGCACCGAGAGCGACCTGGCCGGGCCGGACGAGGACGCGCTGCTGGACCGTCTGCGCGCCGCCTTTCGCCGCGCGGACGCCGTCATCGTCTCCGACTACGGGTACGGCATCCTCACGCCGCGCGTGATCGCCGCCCTCGCCGGGGAGCAGGCCCGCTCGCCCCGCGTCCTGGTGTTGGACGCCAAGCGGCCCGAGCGTTACCGCGAGGTGGGCGTCACGGCGGTGAAACCCAACTACGGCGAGGCCCTGGCGATGCTGCGCGAGACCCCGCGCCACACCCGCGAGGACCGGCTGGCCCAGGTCGCCGCCTGGGAGGACGCCGTGCTGGAGAGGACCGGCGCCCGCATCGTGGCCGTCACCCTGGATGTGGAGGGCGCGCTGGTGTTCGAGCGGGGCCAGCCTCCCTACCGCACCTTCACGAGACCGAACTCGGGCGCGAACGCGACCGGGGCCGGGGACACCTTCGTGAGCGCGCTGGCCCTGGCGCTCGCTGCCGGAGCGGACACGCCCGCCGCCGCCGACCTCGCCTCTGCCGCCGCGACCATCGCGGTGGGGCGGGACGGCACCACCACCTGCACCGCCGCCGAGTTGCGCGACTTCCTGACGGCGGAGCGCAAGGTGCTGGACCGGGATGGACTCGTCACCCGGATCGCCGCACTCCGGGAAGGAGGCCGCCGGGTGGTCTTCACCAACGGCTGCTTCGACCTGCTGCACCGGGGGCACATCACCTACCTCAATCAGGCCAAGGCGCTGGGCGACGTACTCGTGGTCGGCCTGAACAGCGACGACAGCGTGCGCCGCCTCAAGGGTCCCAGCCGCCCCATCAACCCGACCGAGGACCGCGCGCAGGTCCTGGCCGCCCTGAGCTGCGTGGACCTGATCGTGCCCTTCGCCGAGGACACGCCCATCCGGCTGATCGAGGCCCTGCGCCCCGACGTGTACGTGAAGGGCGGCGACTACACCCGCGAGACCCTGCCGGAAGCGCCCCTGGTGGAGGCCCTGGGCGGCGAGGTGCGGCTCCTCCCCTACCTGGAGGACCGCTCCACCACCGGCATCATCGAGCGGGTCCGGCGGGCCTACGCGACGGGGACCTGA
- the waaF gene encoding lipopolysaccharide heptosyltransferase II → MTNWSSAHNILAVRLDTLGDVLMTTPALRALKEGRPERRVTLLTSPPRAAVARLVPEIDEVIVYEAPWLKATPPRASSAPDFELIGLLREKDFDAAVIFTVYSQNPLPSALLCFLADIPLRLAHCRENPYGLLTDWVREPEPEGGIRHEVRRQLDLVAGVGAVTSDERLSLSFSPEAAGRVDEWLSGLGLDTSRSWAVIHPGATAPSRRYPPEQFAQVARLLSAQGLTLLFTGSGGEKALLEDIRQMAGGVGHLMSQDLELEELAALIARAPLLISNNTGPAHMAAALGTPVVDLYALTNPQHTPWAVPSRVLSHDVPCRWCYSSVCREGHHLCLRGVAPEEVVAAALELLAPVPLECAL, encoded by the coding sequence ATGACGAACTGGAGTTCGGCCCACAATATCCTCGCCGTCCGCCTGGACACCCTGGGCGACGTGCTGATGACGACCCCGGCCCTGCGGGCGCTGAAGGAGGGGCGCCCGGAGCGCCGCGTGACCCTCCTCACCTCGCCCCCCAGGGCCGCCGTCGCCCGACTCGTGCCCGAGATCGACGAGGTGATCGTCTACGAGGCGCCCTGGCTCAAGGCGACACCGCCGCGAGCGAGCAGCGCACCCGATTTCGAGCTCATCGGGTTGCTGCGCGAGAAGGACTTCGACGCCGCCGTCATCTTCACCGTCTACAGCCAGAATCCCCTTCCCTCGGCCCTGCTGTGTTTCCTGGCCGACATTCCGCTGCGGCTGGCCCACTGCCGGGAGAACCCCTACGGGCTCCTGACCGACTGGGTGCGCGAGCCCGAGCCGGAAGGAGGCATCCGCCACGAGGTGCGGCGGCAACTCGATCTGGTGGCAGGGGTGGGGGCGGTGACCTCCGACGAGCGGCTGTCGTTGAGCTTTTCACCGGAAGCGGCGGGGCGGGTGGACGAATGGCTGTCTGGGTTGGGATTGGACACCTCCCGCTCCTGGGCCGTCATCCACCCCGGCGCGACTGCCCCTTCCCGCCGTTATCCGCCCGAACAGTTCGCGCAGGTGGCCCGGCTCCTCTCCGCGCAGGGCCTCACCCTGCTGTTCACGGGGAGTGGCGGGGAAAAGGCCCTGCTGGAGGACATCCGGCAGATGGCGGGCGGTGTGGGACACCTGATGTCCCAGGACCTGGAACTGGAGGAACTGGCCGCCCTGATCGCCCGCGCGCCGCTTCTGATCTCGAACAACACGGGTCCGGCCCATATGGCGGCGGCCCTGGGCACTCCCGTGGTGGACCTCTACGCCCTCACCAACCCGCAGCACACCCCGTGGGCGGTGCCCTCGCGCGTCCTCTCCCACGACGTGCCGTGCCGCTGGTGCTACAGCTCGGTCTGCCGGGAGGGGCACCACCTCTGCCTGCGGGGTGTGGCGCCGGAAGAAGTCGTCGCGGCGGCCCTCGAACTGCTGGCCCCCGTCCCGCTGGAGTGTGCCCTGTGA
- a CDS encoding glycosyltransferase family A protein → MTALDILIPTYGRPGALPVTLTSLAAQTAQPFRVVISDQGEQPVTERAEVRTAIRVLELHGCEVEVHRHLPRRGMAEQRQFLLDQGRAPLVLFLDDDLILEPWAVAQMVGVIERERCGFVGSAVLGLSYREDVRPWQQAVEFWEGPVTPEVVRPGTAAWERYMLHNAANLLHVQRQFAPTPEQTRVYKVAWVGGCVLYDRACLEAVGGFGFWPELPDEHAGEDVLAQQRVMARFGGCAVMPSGVYHLELPTTIPNREVDAPRVLDL, encoded by the coding sequence GTGACAGCCCTCGACATCCTGATTCCGACCTATGGCCGTCCCGGCGCCCTTCCGGTGACGCTGACCAGCCTGGCCGCGCAGACGGCCCAGCCGTTCCGGGTGGTGATCTCCGACCAGGGGGAACAGCCCGTCACCGAGCGGGCGGAGGTCCGCACCGCCATCCGCGTTCTGGAGCTGCACGGCTGCGAGGTGGAAGTCCACCGTCACCTGCCCCGGCGCGGCATGGCCGAGCAGCGGCAGTTCCTGCTGGACCAGGGCCGCGCCCCGCTCGTGCTGTTCCTGGACGACGACCTGATCCTGGAACCGTGGGCCGTGGCGCAGATGGTCGGCGTGATCGAGCGGGAACGCTGCGGCTTTGTCGGCAGCGCCGTGCTGGGCCTGAGCTACCGGGAGGACGTGCGGCCGTGGCAGCAGGCGGTCGAGTTCTGGGAGGGGCCGGTAACCCCGGAGGTCGTGCGGCCCGGCACGGCGGCCTGGGAGCGGTACATGCTGCACAACGCGGCCAACCTCCTCCACGTGCAGCGCCAGTTCGCCCCCACCCCCGAGCAGACCCGCGTGTACAAGGTGGCCTGGGTGGGGGGCTGCGTCCTGTACGACCGGGCCTGTCTGGAGGCGGTGGGCGGCTTCGGCTTCTGGCCCGAACTGCCGGATGAGCACGCGGGCGAGGACGTGCTGGCCCAGCAGCGGGTGATGGCCCGCTTCGGCGGCTGCGCGGTGATGCCCTCCGGCGTGTACCACCTCGAACTGCCCACGACGATCCCCAACCGCGAGGTGGACGCGCCCAGGGTGCTGGACCTGTGA